The region CAAGGTGGTGGCCCGCGCGCTGCGCGACGCAGGCGTCGAGGTGGTCTACACCGGTCTGCACCAGACCCCCGAGCAGATCGTCGAGACGGCCATCCAGGAGGACGCCGACGCGGTCGGCCTGTCGGTGCTCTCCGGGGCGCACCTCACCCTGTTCCGGCGCGTCGTCGACCTGCTGCGCGAGCGCGGGGCCGACGACATCGTCGTGTTCGGCGGCGGGATCATCCCCGACGACGACATCGCCGAGCTGGCGGCCATGGGGGTCCGTAAGGTTTTCACTCCCGGTGCTCCCACGTACGAGATCGTCGACTGGGTGCGCACCCACGTCGGCCAGGAGCGGGTCGGCGACTAGCCCGGTTGCTCGGTCGGGACCGGCCCGGTCTACGCTGCGGATCATCCCCGCTGACGAAGGACGGAGTGCCGGGTGGACCTGTTTGAGTACCAGGCCAAGAACCTGTTCGAGCGGCACGGCGTGCCCGTCCTCCCCGGCGAGGTCGCGACCACGCCCGAGGAGGCGCGGCACGTCGCCCGCCGGCTCGGTGGCACCGTGGTGGTCAAGGCCCAGGTGAAGACCGGCGGCCGCGGCAAGGCCGGCGGCGTGAAGCTGGCCCAGGGTCAAGACGACGCCTTCGACAAGGCCCAGGCGATCCTCGGCATGGACATCAAGGGACACCTGGTGCACCGCGTCCTGGTGACCTCGGCGAGCGACATCGACGCCGAGTACTACGTGTCGTTCCTCCTCGACCGGGCCAACCGCACCTACCTGGCGATGGCCTCCGTCGAGGGCGGCATGGAGATCGAGCAGCTGGCGGTGGAGCGGCCGCACGCGCTGGCCCGGATCCCGGTCGACGCGATCCAGGGAGTGGACGCCGCGAAGGCCGCCGAGATCTCCGACACCGCGGGCTTCCCCGCGGACGTGCGGGACCAGGTCATCGCAGTCCTGCAGAAGCTGTGGGAGGTGTTCACGGTCGAGGACGCGACCCTCGTCGAGGTCAACCCGCTGGTGAAGACCCCCGACGGGCAGGTCGTGGCCCTCGACGGCAAGGTCACCCTCGACGACAACGCCGGCTACCGGCACCCGGGCTACGCCGACCTGGTGGACCGTGACGCGGCCGACCCGCTCGAGCGCAGGGCCAAGGAGAAGGACCTCAACTACGTCAAGCTCTCCGGTGCGGTCGGCATCATCGGCAACGGCGCCGGCCTGGTCATGAGCACGCTGGACGTCGTCGCCTACGCCGGCGAGGAGCTCGGCGTGAAGCCGGCCAACTTCCTCGACATCGGCGGCGGTGCCTCGGCGGAGGTCATGGCGAACGGGCTGGAGATCATCCTGTCCGACCCGGAGGTCAAGGCGGTCTTCGTCAACGTGTTCGGCGGCATCACCGCCTGCGACGCCGTCGCGGACGGCATCGTGCAGGCCTTCGCGCTGCTGGCCGGCAAGGGCGACGTGGTCGACAAGCCGCTCGTGGTCCGCCTGGACGGCAACAACGCGGACAAGGGACGCCGGATCCTCCTCGACACCGGCCTGGCCGGCGTCGAGCTGGTGGACACCATGGACGACGCGGCGCGACGGGTGGCCGAGCTGGCCGCCTCGTCCGCCTAGACACGACAGACGGGACCGAGCACGCATGGCGATCTTCCTCACCGAGAACTCCCGGGTCGTGGTCCAGGGCATGACCGGGTCCGAGGGCCGTAAGCACACCCAGCGGATGCTCT is a window of Actinomycetes bacterium DNA encoding:
- the sucC gene encoding ADP-forming succinate--CoA ligase subunit beta translates to MDLFEYQAKNLFERHGVPVLPGEVATTPEEARHVARRLGGTVVVKAQVKTGGRGKAGGVKLAQGQDDAFDKAQAILGMDIKGHLVHRVLVTSASDIDAEYYVSFLLDRANRTYLAMASVEGGMEIEQLAVERPHALARIPVDAIQGVDAAKAAEISDTAGFPADVRDQVIAVLQKLWEVFTVEDATLVEVNPLVKTPDGQVVALDGKVTLDDNAGYRHPGYADLVDRDAADPLERRAKEKDLNYVKLSGAVGIIGNGAGLVMSTLDVVAYAGEELGVKPANFLDIGGGASAEVMANGLEIILSDPEVKAVFVNVFGGITACDAVADGIVQAFALLAGKGDVVDKPLVVRLDGNNADKGRRILLDTGLAGVELVDTMDDAARRVAELAASSA
- a CDS encoding cobalamin B12-binding domain-containing protein, with the protein product MTAPIRVIVAKPGLDGHDRGAKVVARALRDAGVEVVYTGLHQTPEQIVETAIQEDADAVGLSVLSGAHLTLFRRVVDLLRERGADDIVVFGGGIIPDDDIAELAAMGVRKVFTPGAPTYEIVDWVRTHVGQERVGD